The region CGGCGCCGCCACCGGGTTCAGCCCCGCCCGCCCGGTCGCCCTGTCCGGCGCGAAGTCGCTGAGCCTGCGCGTGATCGTGCCGCCGAACACCACCGGCACCCAGCTGGACATCGCCCTCAGCGACACCTCCGGCAAGCGGGCGAACCTCGGCCGGGTCCGCGTCGACGGTCTGTCGGGCACCTCCCGTACCTCCTCCTACTGGGCGCGCGAGGTCCGCGTACCCCTGTCCGCCGAGACCGGCAGGCGCATCGACCTCGGCCACGTGAAGACCCTGCACCTGACCCCTCGTACCGGGTCCGGGACGGCATGGCTGGTGGACGCCTACGGCTGGCGCCCCGGCACCCCCGCCGTCGAGCCCGCGAAGCTGGCGCGCGTGGACGTCGGCCACCTGACCGTCAAAGAGGGCGACTCCGGCTCGCGCACCTACCAGGTGCCGGTACGGGTGTCGGGGTCGGGCAGCGGTGAGGTCCGGCTGTTCGTGGACGAGCCGGGCAGCGCCTTCCCCGTCGCGCGCACGGTCAAGGTCCGGGCCGGCACGCACGTCGACATACCGGTCACGGTCGAGGGCAACACCCGCTACAGCTCCGACACGGACCACCGGGTGGCCGTCAAGACCGTACGCGGCGCGGTGATCGGCTCCTACCTGGGCGGCGTCACCGCCGAGAACGACGACCCTCAGCCCACGGTGACCATGACACCGGTCGCCGACCAGGTCACCGAGGGCCGACCACTGGTCTGGCGGATCAGCCTCAACACGGCCGCCGACGTCGCCACCTGGACGGACCTGCAGCTGCTGCCCGTCTCCGAGGGCCCCGAACTGTCCACCAAGGACGTCCCCGCGACGTGGCTGAACGAGAACTTCGGAGCCTCACCGGATCCGGAGCGACCCCTGTCCGCCCTGCCGAACGGCGCGGTGCTCCTGGGTGAAGTGCCCGCGGGCAGCCTGAGCATCGACGTGTCCGTACCCACCGTCACCGACCAACTGACCGAGAACACGGAGTCACTGCGCCTGCGCCTCTGGACCTACGACCCCGCTGGAGAGTCGGTCGAGGGCCCTGAGTTCACCGGCACGGTGAGCGACGCCTCCTAGCGGAGCACCACCACCTCGCGGCGAGAAGCCAAGTAGCCGGGGAGCCGTGGCGGGGCCGCGGGCTGTCGAGCCTGCGGCCCCGTTCTGGTGCTGGGGTCAGGACGGGTCGCCGTACTGGAGACCGCGTCCGTTGGTACCGACGTAGACGCGCCCGTAGGTGTCGGGGTCGCCGGTGATGACGCCGGTGCCGCCGATGTTGCCCCACTGGTGGGCGTTGTCGTTGACGCGCAGCCAGGTGGCGCCCTTGTCGGTGGAGCGGAAGACTCCGGTGACGTTCTTGACGGTGCCGATCAGGTACAGGGCCTGGTATTTGGTGCCCGGCTTGGCCTTGCCGAAGCCGAGGGCCGAAGCGGACTTCACCGTGCTCAGCGTGGTGAAGGTGCGGCCGCCGTCAGTGGAGTGCAGCAGCCCCTTGGTGCCGTCGGCGATCCACAGGTCCCCGGCGATGCCGGGGACGGCCGTGAGCCGGCCGGCGGGCAGGCTGCCCGCGCGGGCGGTGAAGCTCGCGCCGCCGTCGGTGCTGGCGTAGAGCGTGCCGCCGGCCAGTGAGTAGAACGTCCTCGCCGAGGAACGGTCGGCGACGACCACGGCGCCGGTGCCCAGACCGCTGACCCTCGACCAGCTCGCCCCCTTGTCGGACGAGTGGTAGGGAGCCTGGCCGGCCTCGGTCCAGACGATGGTGGAGCCGTCCGCCGCGAGCGCGACCTGGCCGCTGTCGGCGCTGCCCACCGGCTCTGCCCTGAACCCCTTCCAGGTGCGGCCCCCGTCGGTGGAGTAGGCGCCGTCCTGTGCGGCGCCACGGCCGACACGGACCATCAAGGAGGGGTTGGACTGGGCGAAGTCGATGTCGGTGCTGGTGACCATCATCGGGTTCTTCAGCCGCCCGGAGGGCACCCGGGTCAGGGCGTCGTAGCGGAAACCGCCCAGGTCGCCCATGCCGCTGATGACGGTGGCGCCGCCGGGCGGGGCGACCGCGTCCGCCAGCGCGGTCTCCTCCAGGCCGCCGGCCGCCACGCTCCAGTGGCTGACGCCGCCGTGGTCGGTGGCGGTGGCGTCGGCGCTTCCCCAGATACCGCTGCCGGTGCCGTACAGCACGTGCCCGGAGTCGAAGGGGTCGATGGCCAGGGCGGTCATCCAGTGACCGGTGCCGGTACCGACGTAGGGAGCGGCGGAGGCGTTCCGCACCGACTTGCCGGACAGTGCCTTCCAGGTCCCGCCGCCGTCGGTGGTCCGGTAGATCTCGTCCTCGGGGTACCAGCGGTCGAGGGTGGTGACCATCACCGTGGCCGGCTTGCGCGGGTCGACGGCCAGACCGGAGAACCCGTAACCGCCCCGGGACGGGGAGACGTCCTTCCACGCCCCACGGGCCGGCGTGTACTTCCACACGGAGCCCGCCGTCACGCCGTTGGGGCCGAGGACGTCGGTGTACGTCAGGTACAGCGAGCCGTCACCGGAGAGTACGCCGTGCTGCGGCAGTTGGCCGGTGGGCTGCCCGGAGACGGCCTGCCAGGTGGTGCCGCCGTCGGTGGAGCGGTACAGGGAGGTGGACTTGTCGGCGACACCGACGTAGACCGTCCTGCTTCCGGCCGGGCCGTACGTCACGAAGGAGATGCCCCCGCCGCTGCTCGCCCCGTCCTTGACGGGGAACGAGGAGACCTGCCTCCATGTCACGCCGTAGTCGGTGCTGCGCCACAGGCCGTTCTTGCGGGTGCCGATCAGCAGGGTGCCGTGCGCCGCGGGGTCGATCACCAGCCGTTCGCCCGCGCCGCGGCCGTCCTCGTTGCTGCCCAGCTTGAAGGGCAGAGCGGTGCGCTTGAAGGTGCGTCCACGGTCGGTGGAGCGCAGGATCTCGCCGTTGCCCGCCCAGTCGTTGGTGTAGGTGCCCGCCGCGAGGTAGAGCCGCTTGGGGTCGACGGGGTCGGTGGCCACCGAGTCGATGCCCAGCAGGTTCCAGTCCTTCTCACCGACCCAGTCGGTCAGCGGGATCCACTGCTTGGCCGCGGTGTCCCAGCGGTAGGCGCCGCCCATGTCGGTGCGCGCGTACAGCAGGCCCTTCTCGCGCGGGTTGAACACCAGCCCGGTGACGTAACCGCCGCCCACCACCTGGGTGTTCTTCCACAGGTACGGTCCGGCGGCGGCCGTGGTCCGCGCCCCGCCGGTCCCGGCCGCCGGGGTCTCGCCCACCTTCACCAGCTTCCACTGCTGGTTGGCGCCGCCACTCCCGGGATACTGGACGACTGCCGCGCCGTCGGCCATGGAGCCGCCGGAGACATCCAGGACCTGGCCGCTCCTGCGGGAGGTGAAGGTGACGGCGTCGGAACCGCTCACCTTGCCGATCCGCCACTCCTGGGAGGTGGCGGAGCTGTCGGTCTGCTGCTCGGCGGCGGCCGAGCGTGCGGTCGAACTGCCCGCTATACCCAGCACCTTGCCGCTGTTGCGGTTCACCAGCTCGTAGTAGCCGTCCCCGGTGGGCTTCAGCTTCCACTGCTGGTTGGCGGTGTTCTGGTCGGTCCACTGCTGGACACGGGTGCCGGCGGCGGTGGAGAAACTGTCGACGTCCAGCGCCTTGCCGCTGTGTACGGAAACCAGCCGGTAGAAGGCACTGCCGTCGACCGTGGCGGCCTGTGAGTCCTCCTGCGTGAACAGGAGATACGGCACGACGAGGGCGGGCGCGCCGAGCAGCAGACCGGTCGCGGTCCAGCGACGGCGGTGCCGCCCGCGGCGCCCGCCGCTCGTGGGGTTCTTCATGGAAAGGTGTTCTCCTTGCATGCCGTTCACCAGAGGAAGCTGGATCCGGCGACCGGCACGGCCGGATCCGACTCCTTGTGGTCACAGGCCCCGAAAAAAGTTGCCTTGAGCTGGGAGAACTTTTTCCGGCGGCGGCACAGCAGACGACCGCGGGAGCGTGCCGTTCGCGCTCCCGCGGTCGCCTGCCGGTGCTGGTGCTGGTGCTGTCAGCAGGTCGAGTTGGTCTGGGTGAGCAGACCCAGGCGCCACGGCAGACTGTTGTAGTCACCGCCCGCGTTGGGATCCTTGCCCTGGTACAGGTACTGCAGCTTGCAGGCCGGGATGGTGAGCGTCTGGTCGTAGCCCGCGCGGATCATCTCGCCGTGGCTGATGTCCTTGGACCAGGTGCCGCCG is a window of Streptomyces sp. B21-083 DNA encoding:
- a CDS encoding RICIN domain-containing protein, with the translated sequence MKNPTSGGRRGRHRRRWTATGLLLGAPALVVPYLLFTQEDSQAATVDGSAFYRLVSVHSGKALDVDSFSTAAGTRVQQWTDQNTANQQWKLKPTGDGYYELVNRNSGKVLGIAGSSTARSAAAEQQTDSSATSQEWRIGKVSGSDAVTFTSRRSGQVLDVSGGSMADGAAVVQYPGSGGANQQWKLVKVGETPAAGTGGARTTAAAGPYLWKNTQVVGGGYVTGLVFNPREKGLLYARTDMGGAYRWDTAAKQWIPLTDWVGEKDWNLLGIDSVATDPVDPKRLYLAAGTYTNDWAGNGEILRSTDRGRTFKRTALPFKLGSNEDGRGAGERLVIDPAAHGTLLIGTRKNGLWRSTDYGVTWRQVSSFPVKDGASSGGGISFVTYGPAGSRTVYVGVADKSTSLYRSTDGGTTWQAVSGQPTGQLPQHGVLSGDGSLYLTYTDVLGPNGVTAGSVWKYTPARGAWKDVSPSRGGYGFSGLAVDPRKPATVMVTTLDRWYPEDEIYRTTDGGGTWKALSGKSVRNASAAPYVGTGTGHWMTALAIDPFDSGHVLYGTGSGIWGSADATATDHGGVSHWSVAAGGLEETALADAVAPPGGATVISGMGDLGGFRYDALTRVPSGRLKNPMMVTSTDIDFAQSNPSLMVRVGRGAAQDGAYSTDGGRTWKGFRAEPVGSADSGQVALAADGSTIVWTEAGQAPYHSSDKGASWSRVSGLGTGAVVVADRSSARTFYSLAGGTLYASTDGGASFTARAGSLPAGRLTAVPGIAGDLWIADGTKGLLHSTDGGRTFTTLSTVKSASALGFGKAKPGTKYQALYLIGTVKNVTGVFRSTDKGATWLRVNDNAHQWGNIGGTGVITGDPDTYGRVYVGTNGRGLQYGDPS